The following proteins come from a genomic window of Pichia kudriavzevii chromosome 1, complete sequence:
- a CDS encoding uncharacterized protein (PKUD0A11490; similar to Saccharomyces cerevisiae YIL064W (SEE1); ancestral locus Anc_7.254), whose product MSDSERSVDFKTSKLGTKEYWDNFYKLEHDNFVENPEDIGECWFDESNAEEKMVDYFFDNLTQHFPNPHVCDLGTGNGHLLFHLYEEGLRGELIGVDYSETSLEFASHIAKNKDYNVRFERSDILDSKDSFLRSNIEKFDIILDKGTLDAIALSDTLYEGNLTGHQIYPMRIVELLKQNGVLLITSCNFTEEELTHHFTKDHLFREFGKVDYPKLEFGGRKGSTICTMAFQKL is encoded by the coding sequence ATGTCTGATTCTGAGAGAAGCGTTGATTTCAAGACATCCAAATTAGGTACAAAGGAGTACTGGGATAACTTCTACAAATTGGAGCATGATAATTTTGTAGAAAACCCAGAAGACATTGGAGAGTGTTGGTTCGACGAATCCAATGCAGAGGAAAAAATGgttgattatttttttgataatttaACACAGCATTTCCCGAACCCGCATGTGTGCGATTTGGGTACTGGTAACGGACATTTATTGTTTCATTTATATGAGGAGGGTTTACGTGGTGAACTTATTGGTGTCGATTATAGTGAAACCAGTCTTGAATTTGCTTCACATATTGCTAAGAATAAGGATTATAATGTCCGGTTTGAGAGGTCGGATATCTTAGATTCTAAAGACAGTTTTTTAAGATCAAACATAGAAAAGTTTGACATCATTCTTGACAAAGGCACACTTGATGCAATTGCCCTAAGTGATACCCTATATGAAGGTAATTTAACTGGTCATCAGATATATCCTATGAGAATTGTAGAACTACTAAAACAAAACGGTGTCTTGTTAATTACTTCTTGTAATTTCACAGAGGAAGAACTAACACACCATTTTACAAAAGATCACTTATTTAGGGAATTTGGGAAAGTTGACTACCCAAAACTCGAATTTGGAGGTAGAAAAGGTTCTACTATTTGCACTATGGCTTTCCAAAAGCTGTGA
- a CDS encoding uncharacterized protein (PKUD0A11470; Pfam Domains: Kinesin(2.1e-29)) produces MDVHLLLKQDPSSGDSPIFQRSEDENQIIFQKFNTKFDFKSISYPEENVFEKTTLPLITDKFFKNEDSLIITLGPTNSGKSHLLFKSENSIVDQTLRAIFSQIEPLSSNIDLLKKFYPNISDKTLLDPSHESSISSFLYLSVSVFELYNDTFMDLLDTGMKQDRTNISIITDPIDKKLTPRNISKHLVNSYESAHDLIFEGLSNRKTCPTFSNTESSRSHCFIYFNLHKVYGKMIETTRFTIVDLAGLERSKSAGTSGVALKEAGYTNGSLTELGRCLELISMKLFHRTCLRTNKLTRLVLNDYVKNNHPVRILLTLDPFGEEGLVLQSLRYINPIKCQDLQRRTTSSQKARLRTISTNEQLGLTGEIDKLRKNQKLLKSKIHSLETSVIENENRIRSEMYTENEKALSELVIKHKEEISSLAENLKKQTDEKLLDQASCYTSTIDSLNNNLEFKIQELSSLKEQFEETKLKLEESQCQMETLTLENCENEKNFNSTLNQHQTQLEELNVVNEKLQSKIDLLLSEAIEKEKLHVKDTELRVEQQNQIVEELNQKIEEYVSTVKKQESNLGILQNKTLEKESRINQLDEEARELKDQIQTLMNEASEKEKFIQSMEKELENLKQEKTEVTIEAERKVNALKSKYDEILSSARSDYENLKRELDDKTQELVAVNSNFSSEKENFKNILEDKDKEIKSLKINLSQLEAEVRSKTEDFSKKLSEKDLEVVSWKNIKTKNDTIVQQMVDRTKRLENQVNESTSYIKQLEESNSEYKKSVTATKKQLDELIMSTDSLQEELAEKSNELKLTLALKKTVDNELSRLQLLCSDLQSDLESTSKYHDKYKSLKRDYSSIKTEAIKLETENKRVKDELASKEYELSDNISKVKQLTKTVENLEKNRDVSLKQPKTDLDVALSLSKEESINKTPRKSLNILDTDPLDDVGLPSIMSSPIRASSFKIYNDSITDKDNTVTIGNVTSKKKSKAKKLSKKDKLLEHKAEHEKSMEDSVIDSSLSPTKLRPLKLTNNSKLNKKTLESPGNDKTKKRKSTTSPIKPGKRKVRKSLSVDDSLEKAVV; encoded by the coding sequence ATGGATGTCCACCTTTTGTTAAAGCAAGATCCATCTTCTGGGGATTCCCCCATCTTTCAAAGGTCGGAAGATGAGAATCAGAttatatttcaaaaatttaaCACCAAGTTTGACTTCAAGTCTATTTCTTATCCCGAGGAGAATGTTTTCGAGAAGACGACCCTACCGTTAATAACGGacaaatttttcaaaaatgaagacTCTCTAATAATTACCTTAGGTCCCACTAATTCTGGTAAAAGTCACCTTCTGTTCAAAAGCGAAAATTCTATAGTAGATCAAACTTTAAGAGCCATATTCTCTCAAATTGAGCCTTTATCGAGTAATATCGatctattgaaaaaattctaTCCTAACATTTCTGACAAGACGTTACTGGATCCTTCCCATGAATCATCCATTAGTTCTTTTCTGTATCTGAgtgtttctgtttttgaattATACAATGACACATTTATGGACCTTTTAGACACGGGAATGAAACAAGATAGAACAAACATCAGTATCATTACTGATCCAATCGATAAGAAGTTAACGCCTAGGAATATTTCAAAGCATTTAGTCAATAGTTATGAGTCAGCTCATGACTTAATATTTGAAGGTTTGAGTAACAGAAAAACTTGCCCAACCTTCTCGAATACTGAATCTTCTAGATCACACTGTTTCATCTATTTTAACCTTCATAAAGTTTACGGTAAAATGATTGAAACAACTAGGTTTACTATAGTAGACCTTGCAGGCTTGGAGAGATCAAAATCAGCTGGAACTTCAGGTGTAGCTCTGAAAGAAGCAGGCTATACTAACGGTTCGCTAACGGAATTAGGACGTTGCCTAGaattgatatcaatgaaaCTATTTCATAGGACCTGTCTAAGAACCAATAAATTAACAAGGTTAGTCCTTAACGATTATGTTAAAAATAACCATCCAGTAAGGATTTTATTGACTTTAGATCCTTTTGGTGAGGAAGGTCTAGTTTTACAATCACTTAGATACATCAACCCCATCAAGTGTCAAGATCTGCAGAGAAGAACCACATCTTCGCAAAAAGCCAGATTAAGAACCATTTCGACAAATGAGCAGCTTGGCCTAACTGGTGAAATAGATAAActaagaaaaaatcaaaagctGTTAAAAAGCAAAATCCACTCACTTGAAACCTCAGTCATAGAGAATGAGAACAGAATCAGAAGCGAAATGTAtactgaaaatgagaaagCTCTCTCGGAACTTGTTATTAAACATAAGGAAGAGATCAGTTCATTAGCCGAAAACCTTAAAAAGCAGACTGACGAAAAATTGCTAGATCAAGCGTCTTGCTACACTTCTACCATCGATTCCCTTAACAACAATCTTGAATTTAAGATTCAGGAATTAAGTAGCCTCAAGGAACAGTTTGAAGAGACTAAGCtgaaattggaagaatCACAATGTCAAATGGAAACATTGACATTGGAGAATTGTGAGAACGAAAAGAATTTCAATTCAACACTAAACCAGCACCAGACACAACTTGAAGAGCTGAATGTGGTGAATGAGAAATTACAGTCTAAGATTGATTTGCTTCTTTCTGAAGCCatcgaaaaggaaaaattacATGTGAAGGATACAGAGTTGCGAGTGgaacaacaaaatcaaattgtAGAAGaactaaatcaaaaaatcgAAGAATACGTCTCAACTGTCAAAAAGCAGGAGTCTAATCTTGGCATTCTTCAGAATAAAACTCTTGAGaaagaatcaagaattAATCAGCTTGATGAAGAGGCAAGGGAACTAAAAGACCAAATTCAGACCCTTATGAATGAAGCATcagaaaaggaaaaattcatACAGTCGATGGAGAAGgaattggagaatttgaagcaagaaaaaactgAAGTAACAATCGAAGCCGAACGTAAGGTCAACGCGCTTAAGAGCAAATATGATGAAATACTGTCATCAGCTAGGAGTGATTATGAGAATCTGAAAAGAGAGTTGGATGACAAAACACAGGAACTAGTGGCAGttaattcaaatttttcatccgaaaaagaaaactttaaaaataTACTGGAGGATaaagacaaagaaattAAGTCACTCAAAATAAATCTTAGCCAACTTGAGGCAGAGGTGAGatcaaaaacagaagatTTCTCAAAGAAATTGTCGGAAAAAGATCTCGAGGTTGTTTCATGgaaaaacataaaaactAAAAACGACACAATCGTTCAGCAAATGGTTGATAGGACCAAGAGATTAGAAAATCAAGTCAACGAAAGCACTAGCTATATTAAGCAACTTGAGGAGAGTAATTCGGAATATAAAAAAAGTGTAACCGCTACGAAAAAGCAACTGGATGAACTCATTATGTCTACTGATTCTcttcaagaagaattgGCAGAAAAATCTAACGAGTTGAAGTTAACCTTAGCACTAAAGAAGACTGTCGATAATGAACTGAGCCGATTACAACTATTATGTTCTGATCTTCAAAGTGATTTGGAATCTACAAGTAAATATCATGATAAGTATAAGAGTCTGAAAAGGGATTATTCGTCAATTAAGACTGAAGCCATTAAAttagaaactgaaaataaaagggTCAAGGACGAGCTTGCAAGCAAAGAATACGAGTTGTCCGATAATATTAGCAAAGTCAAACAGCTAACCAAAACAGTTGAAAACCTTGAGAAAAATAGAGATGTTTCTTTGAAGCAACCTAAGACGGATTTAGATGTTGCATTGTCTCTCTCAAAGGAAGAGTCAATAAACAAAACTCCTCGTaagtctttgaatattttagATACGGATCCGTTAGATGATGTTGGGCTCCCATCAATTATGTCATCTCCTATAAGGGCCTCATCGTTTAAGATCTATAATGATTCCATTACTGATAAGGATAACACAGTAACTATTGGCAATGTCACCtccaaaaagaaatcaaaagcaaaaaaacTTAGTAAGAAAGACAAACTATTAGAGCATAAGGCAGAACATGAGAAGTCTATGGAAGACTCCGTGATAGATTCCAGCTTGAGCCCTACTAAGCTACGGCCTTTGAAACTGACTAATAATTCCAAACTAAACAAGAAGACTTTGGAGAGTCCTGGAAATGATAAAACCAAGAAACGAAAATCGACAACTTCGCCTATAAAACCCGGAAAAAGGAAGGTCAGAAAGAGCCTAAGTGTTGATGATTCCCTTGAAAAGGCTGTTGTCTGA
- a CDS encoding uncharacterized protein (PKUD0A11450; similar to Saccharomyces cerevisiae YLR022C (SDO1); ancestral locus Anc_5.198), which translates to MGKISQPNSQIKLTNVSLVRMKKGKKRFEVACYQNKAHDFQAGVEKNVDEVLQIPQVFTNVSKGQVASTEDLKAAFNTTDLDAIILEILKKGEIQFSEKERAQQNEKLHNEILSIISAKCINPKSKKRYPPTMIDKALKELKFNIINARSAKSKALEAIKILVEKQVIPIARAKMRVKVIMDSNKYNTIKEAFQSSFVADLESEKTQSQDVEILFLVEPENYKPLVEKVRAVKGRIELVDTAVIQDGELKL; encoded by the coding sequence ATGGGAAAGATTAGTCAACCAAACTCGCAAATTAAGCTTACTAATGTTTCGCTTGTGCGAATGAAGAAAGGGAAGAAACGGTTTGAAGTTGCATGTTATCAGAATAAAGCACATGATTTCCAAGCAGGTGTTGAAaagaatgttgatgaagtgTTGCAAATTCCACAGGTTTTCACCAACGTTTCGAAAGGTCAGGTCGCATCTACAGAAGACTTGAAGGCGGCATTTAATACCACAGATTTAGATGCGattattttggaaattttaaaGAAGGGTGAGATCCAATTCAGTGAAAAGGAACGTGCACAACAGAACGAAAAGTTACACAATGAAATATTGAGCATAATTTCGGCCAAATGTATCAATCCTAAGAGCAAGAAGAGATATCCACCTACAATGATCGATAAAGCGTTGAAGGAAttaaaattcaacattataAACGCTAGAAGTGCAAAATCTAAGGCGTTAGAAGCAATTAAAATCCTTGTTGAGAAGCAAGTAATTCCTATTGCAAGAGCAAAGATGAGAGTGAAAGTAATTATGGATAGCAACAAATACAATACTATCAAGGAGGCATTTCAGTCTTCCTTTGTTGCTGATTTGGAGAGTGAGAAGACACAATCGCAAGATGTAgagattttatttttggttGAACCGGAGAATTACAAGCCTCTAGTAGAGAAGGTCAGAGCAGTAAAGGGAAGAATCGAATTAGTTGACACAGCAGTCATTCAGGATGGAGAACTGAAACTTTGA
- a CDS encoding uncharacterized protein (PKUD0A11480; similar to Saccharomyces cerevisiae YIL063C (YRB2); ancestral locus Anc_7.253): MSEITRKRPLDEKESDQRGTKIAKKDEPSDEASVAEMKKEEEEEEGKVSEVGKVDENKNLSNVNSVDSEEPTTSIEETCDPGAIQKDEVDDEKENSNSNKEEGKVKTNSGDGETPKKTGFVFGSTTTFGKMGGFKMVGNFSMKNKSEKSDVVDGKSDNNEEAKNEEDQPKEREEALDNKENETNKNTAKKPVFGSGATFGNAFQMAINKKSVFDELQSKSELKNQETGNPSVEGKADVYQKVQLEKQDVKSGEENEENIFQIKAKLYHMELSKSSLGWRERGFGVIKVNKFIESPSEKYNSRVVMRSNGNLKLILNVPIVKGLNVLKGLPSSLHGNKFIRLQMIEEGEPVQYAIKVGQAENAEKLFEFIQGQIPK; this comes from the coding sequence ATGTCCGAGATAACACGAAAGAGACCATTAGATGAGAAGGAATCTGACCAAAGAGGCACTAAAATTGCTAAAAAGGATGAACCATCAGATGAAGCTAGTGTTGCTgagatgaagaaggaagaagaagaagaagaagggaAAGTCAGTGAAGTAGGGAAAGTcgatgaaaacaaaaatctCAGCAATGTAAACAGTGTTGATAGCGAGGAACCTACAACAAGCATCGAAGAGACTTGTGACCCAGGTGCTATTCAGAAGGACGAGgtagatgatgaaaaagagaattcaaattcaaataaggAGGAGGGTAAGGTTAAAACTAACAGTGGTGATGGAGAGActccaaaaaaaaccgGATTTGTGTTTGGTTCTACTACCACATTTGGAAAAATGGGTGGCTTTAAAATGGTtggtaatttttcaatgaaaaacaaatcagaaaaaagTGATGTAGTGGATGGAAAAAGTGATAATAACGAAGAAGCCAAAAACGAAGAAGATCAGCCAAAGGAAAGGGAAGAAGCTTTAgacaataaagaaaatgagaCTAATAAAAACACAGCAAAGAAACCGGTATTTGGAAGTGGTGCAACATTTGGTAATGCTTTTCAAATGGCAATTAATAAAAAGTCTGTTTTCGATGAATTACAATCGAAGAGTGAGTTGAAGAACCAGGAAACTGGGAATCCTTCCGTTGAAGGTAAAGCTGATGTTTATCAAAAGGTACAGCTTGAGAAACAAGATGTTAAATCAGGAGAGGAGAATGAAGAGaatatatttcaaattAAGGCGAAACTGTACCATATGGAGTTATCAAAGTCGTCCTTAGGATGGAGAGAAAGAGGTTTTGGTGTTATCAAGGTTAACAAGTTTATTGAATCTCCTAGCGAAAAATATAATTCTCGTGTAGTCATGAGGAGTAATGgtaatttgaaattgattctTAATGTTCCAATTGTGAAAGGATTGAACGTTTTGAAAGGGTTGCCAAGTTCACTGCATGGGAACAAATTTATACGATTACAGATGATTGAAGAAGGGGAGCCGGTTCAATATGCAATTAAGGTTGGACAGGCTGAAAATGCCGAGAAACTTTTCGAGTTTATTCAGGGTCAAATTCCTAAATAG
- a CDS encoding uncharacterized protein (PKUD0A11460; Pfam Domains: Zn_clus(6.9e-11)) translates to MSINKREAEKTVKRRTFLGCATCRKRKVKCDGRKPKCARCEKANRECEGYGLHLKFNDIVTVGKGGTLVVVGDTQNEDAKKRVKRQQLPFMKFPVNQSYGTFAEIDNRLEELELFDEMNSDKFVGPFGLLCISSKFNQDINKTTIQAVEPSRSRNKTIQPTQFSIPLINEQGHDTHFASKNEFPLPSLTTMVNSSYKKSPSITFLNDSLPLVPALKLNYERKKHQEDYDAVNKLDTKFSTINIPSLQNPGGFLEENLERPIWIHPRLEIDAILTYQTLIGNADVQNRHWDSIKRVIFAERYDTTRFLNNRIQDKIPLKADVAENLIKKRIFDVVRALDDGKQVCMNSTNLTFTSLLRSHKIQELIRLFVKSQPSIMHLSFKGSVFDTIVIPTLYKIVGELMVFESSVDGMRNWGEKEAHGSINFQKYCSMLKQTYCMVALSITSFSQYKIYFCENGIYDGSLSLFKSYVAFREMSLVNLAILVKPFINSKGKAEISDGKLVDMLIKIGLFNELVLTLILAIYQDSSLDIIINYSLLYGVLDEIKLYYFNSTQNPNDQTNVLWEWFRYLRFFHKSCSKIDLENYEIDEEGFEDVKADYNLIRSFEFDDYFSKNEYNQIVIKSSLDSTAKNRDDRDDRDDGDDDESVCEDDLSSEVLSNDEENWKIPSRLASKLVKEDKPPRAFTIRFQFDETKKQSDISDCSDTNSDVDLCDNSISEDNILHGCSKNILHERKEKTIAQKSAINELTGLSTKQNKHMSLSEREQLVGSKNDTDLLQLSNDDPVNNPNMPSVIELSFGIPISLLELMEKTLKLADHKNWCLRKKVFPRNFPRICCDLEDELVKWKLNWDLFSEEKGTDGSIQFHGLLHKALYHLTVAFYNSILMFFFRLIKDIDPQILQDHVVSTIDHLEALRSLSLRSDFSKEMKIYPPFWCFFIAGSDALSPSLQHRYDELARKWYVAGNKWIGKQIMLQIWKTVGENGASCEGNSWLDIIKSWEISGYN, encoded by the coding sequence ATGAGTATCAATAAGAGAGAAGCAGAAAAAACTGTAAAAAGGAGAACGTTCTTAGGATGCGCAACTTGTCGCAAAAGGAAAGTAAAATGTGATGGAAGAAAACCTAAATGTGCTAGATGCGAGAAAGCAAACCGTGAATGTGAAGGCTACGGACTCCACttaaaattcaatgatattGTGACAGTCGGAAAGGGTGGCACCctggttgttgttggtgataCGCAAAATGAGGATGCGAAAAAAAGAGTCAAACGACAACAACTACCATTTATGAAATTTCCTGTAAACCAATCATATGGGACATTTGCTGAGATAGACAATAGACTCgaagaattggaattgtttgatGAGATGAATTCCGATAAATTTGTAGGACCTTTTGGTCTTCTCTGTATTTCAAGCAAATTCAATCAAGATATTAACAAAACGACTATTCAAGCTGTCGAACCGTCAAGATCAAGAAATAAAACTATCCAGCCTACACAGTTTAGCATACCCCTGATAAATGAACAGGGTCATGATACTCACTTTGCCTCTAAAAACGAATTCCCGTTACCGTCATTAACTACTATGGTCAACTCTTCCTACAAAAAATCACCATCCATAACGTTTCTTAATGATTCGTTACCCTTAGTTCCAGCGTTAAAGTTGAAttatgaaagaaaaaaacatcaagAAGACTATGACGCAGTAAACAAATTGGATACCAAGTTCTCAACTATCAATATCCCATCCCTTCAAAATCCTGGAGGgtttcttgaagaaaaccTCGAAAGACCTATATGGATCCATCCAAGACTCGAAATTGATGCAATATTGACTTATCAAACTCTAATAGGTAATGCCGATGTTCAAAATCGACATTGGGATTCGATTAAAAGGGTTATATTTGCTGAAAGGTATGATACCACACGATTCTTAAATAATAGAATACAGGATAAAATACCACTGAAAGCGGATGTCGCTGAAAATCTTATCAAAAAACGAATATTTGACGTAGTTAGGGCTTTAGACGATGGGAAACAGGTTTGCATGAACTCAACAAACTTGACATTTACTTCGTTACTTAGATCTCacaaaattcaagaatTAATTAGACTCTTTGTCAAGTCACAGCCTTCGATAATGCACTTGAGCTTCAAAGGATCTGTATTTGATACTATTGTTATACCCACGCTTTACAAAATTGTTGGCGAGTTGATGGTATTTGAAAGTTCTGTTGACGGTATGAGAAATTGGGGTGAAAAGGAAGCTCATGGCAGCATTAATTTTCAGAAATACTGCTCTATGTTGAAGCAAACATATTGTATGGTTGCCTTATCTATTACTTCATTCTCCCAGTATAAAATATACTTCTGCGAAAATGGTATATATGATGGCTCTTTGAGTTTGTTCAAATCGTATGTTGCCTTTCGTGAGATGTCACTTGTAAATTTAGCAATTTTGGTAAAACCATTCATTAATTCAAAAGGCAAGGCTGAAATCTCTGATGGTAAGTTAGTTGACATGCTGATAAAAATTGGGCTCTTTAATGAGTTAGTTTTGACTTTAATTTTGGCCATTTACCAAGATTCTAGCTTAGATATAATTATCAACTATTCCTTGCTGTACGGTGTCTTAGACGAAATAAAATTGTATTATTTTAATTCTACAcaaaatccaaatgatCAAACTAACGTATTATGGGAGTGGTTTAGATATTTGAGGTTTTTCCATAAATCGTGTTCAAAAATAGACTTGGAAAATTATGAAATAGATGAAGAAGGTTTTGAGGATGTAAAGGCTGATTATAATCTAATCAGGAGTTTCGAGTTTGATGATTACTTCAGCAAGAATGAGTATAACCAGATTGTCATTAAATCCTCCCTGGATTCAACTGCCAAAAACAGAGATGATAGAGATGATCGAGATGACggagatgatgatgaaagcGTGTGTGAGGATGACTTATCTAGTGAAGTCTTAAGTAATGACGAAGAAAATTGGAAGATTCCTAGTCGACTAGCCTCTAAGCTAGTTAAAGAGGACAAACCACCACGAGCTTTTACAATAAGATTCCAGTTtgatgaaacaaaaaaacaatcagACATTTCTGACTGTTCCGATACCAATTCTGATGTTGATTTGTGTGACAATTCAATTAGCGAAGATAATATCCTACACGGCTGTAGCAAAAACATTCTTCATGAACGTAAAGAGAAAACTATAGCTCAGAAGTCTGCCATCAACGAATTAACTGGtttatcaacaaaacaGAATAAACACATGTCCCTAAGTGAAAGAGAGCAACTAGTAGGAAGCAAAAATGATACTGATCTTCTACAGTTATCAAATGATGATCCTGTCAATAACCCAAATATGCCATCTGTTATTGAATTGTCTTTTGGAATCCCAATAAGTTTGTTAGAATTAATGGAGAAAACACTGAAACTTGCCGACCACAAAAACTGGTGCCTACGAAAAAAAGTATTCCCTAGGAACTTCCCCAGGATTTGCTGTGATTTGGAAGACGAATTGGTAAAATGGAAGCTCAACTGGGACTTAttttcagaagaaaaaggaacaGATGGAAGCATTCAGTTTCACGGTTTATTGCACAAGGCATTGTATCACTTAACAGTAGCTTTCTACAATTCCATCCTAATGTTCTTTTTTAGACTTATCAAAGACATTGATCCCCAAATACTTCAAGATCATGTTGTATCAACTATCGATCACCTTGAAGCGTTGAGGTCACTTTCTCTTAGAAGTGACTTctcaaaagaaatgaagatCTACCCACCCTTTTGGTGCTTTTTTATCGCTGGATCCGATGCGTTATCACCTTCACTACAACACAGATATGACGAGCTTGCTCGTAAATGGTATGTTGCTGGAAACAAATGGATTGGGAAGCAAATAATGCTgcaaatttggaaaaccGTAGGAGAAAATGGGGCTTCCTGTGAAGGGAACTCCTGGCTCGACATAATCAAGTCATGGGAAATTTCTGGATACAACTAA